In Oenanthe melanoleuca isolate GR-GAL-2019-014 chromosome 9, OMel1.0, whole genome shotgun sequence, the following are encoded in one genomic region:
- the RUBCN gene encoding run domain Beclin-1-interacting and cysteine-rich domain-containing protein isoform X3 has product MEIGPHAGHAESRREHWKLLGNLKTTVEGLVSISNPNVWSKYGGLERLCRDMHSILYHGLIHDKVCCRQKDYWQFVKDIRWLSPGSAHHLEKFISLQESSQRDPEGPGDQALAQLWLQHSLQCHCLSAQLRPLLGNRQYIRKFYADTAFLLSDAHVTAMLQCLEAVEQNNPRLLAQIDTSMLAGTSLPSLCVSDPSAGTREMCDHSSEGHKSRLPGALGCLDHFTESLLTRKSDNPSPVTKSQSLTALPASPCVPAATCSQQRCFGSFSSLQHQAFSDRRPVSSCGSSNSSQPQERCPSTRSSSFSEGRSPLEQPSSVTRFHVPSPKDPFSPASEMSSSTTSQSEDTWTGSQDDPQSDVNDGPEYLAIGNLGRRGRAGSSTSTSSTKSSSSKLFSSSSSQKLDSVSSLGEQGASGGGSRGLSLLRRSSFSEGQSSAPQGILKKSHTRSHSDTNVTSGKLHGGLRDITIIIEDPVAESHGDPGGGRGPVSASTQSSELSTPSSLYMEYDSGQYLSSGEGMFRRPSEGQSLISYLSEQDFGSCADLEKENAHFSISESLIAAIELMKCNMMSRQLEEEEEDSDKEIQELKQKIRIRRQQIRTRHLFPTCQEMGSDSLMATDSGSQFSSHGSMRLSDSGSAEDVEEYEIRDADIKRNPDSSRKSFLSSDSISHSFLNSNSAEAVAMGLLKQFEGMQLPAASELEWLVPEHDAPQKLLPIPDSLPISPDDGEHADIYKLRIRVRGNLEWAPPRPQIIFNVHSALTRKVAVAKQNYRCAGCGIRTDPDYIKRLRYCEYLGKYFCQCCHENAQTVIPSRILRKWDFSKYYVSNFSKDLLSKIWSDPLFNVQAINPGLYQKVKALNQVRLLRIQLFHMKNMFKTCRLAKDLLDSFDTVPGHLTEDLHLYSLSDFSAIKKGDLMPRLTELLKAGSLHIDKCMLCQAKGFICEFCQNEDDIIFPFELNKCRTCEDCKACYHKSCFKSSPCPRCERLQARRELMDKQSTEPYTSDCEDRLEQPEAVAAT; this is encoded by the exons ATGGAGATCGGGCCCCACGCGGGGCACGCGGAGAGCAG GAGGGAGCACTGGAAGCTCCTTGGCAACCTGAAGACCACAGTGGAAGGTTTGGTGTCCATAAGCAACCCAAATGTCTGGTCCAAGTATGGCGGCTTGGAGCGGCTCTGCAGAGACATGCACAGCATCCTGTACCACGGGCTCATCCACGACAAG GTGTGCTGCAGACAGAAGGATTACTGGCAGTTTGTGAAGGACATTCGCTGGCTGAGTCCAGGCTCTGCTCATCACCTGGAGAAG TTCATcagcctgcaggagagcagccagcgTGACCCCGAGGGCCCAGGGGACCAGGCCCttgcacagctgtggctgcagcacagcctgcagtgccactgcctgtcagcacagctgCGGCCGCTCCTGGGGAACCGCCAGTACATCAGGAAGTTCTACGCAG ATACTGCCTTCCTGCTCAGTGACGCCCACGTGACAGCcatgctgcagtgcctggaagCTGTTGAGCAGAACAACCCCAGGCTTCTGGCTCAAATCGACACCTCCATG CTGGCCGGCACGTCACTGCcttccctgtgtgtgtcagaCCCTTCTGCTGGGACAAGAGAGATGTGTGATCACAGCAGTGAGGGACACAAGAGCCGTCTGCCGGGAGCGCTGGGCTGCCTGGATCATTTCACTGAGAGCCTG CTTACCAGGAAGAGTGACAATCCATCTCCAGTGACCAAGAGTCAGAGTCTGACTGCCCTCCCTGCATCCCCGTGCgtccctgctgccacctgctCACAGCAGCGCTGCTTTGGGTCCTTCTCCAGCCTCCAACATCAAGCCTTCTCAG ACAGGAGACCAGTGAGTTCCTGTGGCAGCTCCAactccagccagccccaggagcGCTGCCCGTCCACCCGGTCCTCTTCCTTCAGTGAGGGCAGGTcccctctggagcagcccagctctgtcacccGCTTCCACGTCCCCTCACCCAAAGACCCTTTCTCTCCAGCCAGCGAGATGAGCTCCAGCACCACCAGCCAGAGCGAGGACACTTGGACAGGGAGTCAGGATGATCCACAGAGTGATGTCAATGACGGGCCGGAGTACCTGGCCATTGGGAACTTGGGacgccggggccgggcaggcagcagcaccagcaccagcagcaccaagaGCAGTAGCTCCAAACtcttctcctccagcagctcccagaaacTGGACTCAGTATCAtccctgggggagcagggagcaagtggaggtggcagcaggggcCTGAGCCTGTTGCGCCGGTCCAGCTTCTCGGAGGGACAGTCCTCAGCTCCACAGGGCATCCTCAAGAAGAGCCACACGCGCTCACACTCTGACACCAACGTGACTTCTGGGAAGTTGCACG GAGGCCTCAGGGATATCACCATTATAATAGAAGATCCAGTGGCAG AGTCCCATGGTGATCCAGGTGGAGGGAGAGGGCCAGTGTCTGCTTCCACGCAGAGCAGTGAGctgagcacacccagctccCTCTACATGGAGTATG ACTCTGGACAGTACCTGAGCTCGGGGGAAGGGATGTTCAGGAGACCTTCTGAAGGGCAGTCCCTCATCAGCTACCTCTCTGAGCAGGATTTTGGCAGTTGTGCAGACCTGGAGAAg GAGAATGCCCACTTCAGCATCTCAGAGTCCCTGATTGCTGCCATTGAGCTGATGAAATGCAACATGATGAGCcggcagctggaggaggaggaggaagacagCGACAAGGAGATCCAGGAGCTTAAACAGAAGATTCGCATTCGGCGCCAGCAGATCCGCACCAGGCACCTGTTCCCCACCTGCCAGGAGATGGGCTCAGACA GTCTCATGGCAACAGACAGTGGGTCCCAGTTCAGCTCCCACGGCTCCATGCGGCTCTCTGactctggctctgcagaggatgTGGAAGAGTATGAGATCCGAG ATGCAGACATCAAGAGGAACCCAGACTCCAGCAGGAAGTCCTTTCTCTCCTCGGACTCCAT ATCCCACTCCTTCCTCAATTCAAACTCAGCAGAGGCGGTGGCCATGGGCTTGCTGAAGCAGTTTGAGGGcatgcagctcccagctgcctctgAATTGGAGTGGCTGGTCCCTGAACATGATGCCCCACAGAAG ctcctgcccatccctgaCTCTCTGCCCATTTCTCCCGACGATGGAGAGCACGCTGACATCTACAAGCTGAGGATTCGGGTACGCGGAAACCTGGAGTGGGCCCCGCCGCGACCGCAGATCATCTTCAACGTTCACTCAGCCCTCAC gaggaaggtggcTGTGGCCAAGCAGAATTACCGGTGTGCGGGCTGCGGTATCCGGACTGATCCTG ATTACATCAAGCGGCTGCGGTACTGCGAGTACCTGGGCAAGTAtttctgccagtgctgccacGAGAACGCCCAGACCGTCATCCCCAGCCGCATCCTGCGCAAGTGGGACTTCAGCAAGTACTATGTCAGCAACTTCTCCAAAGACCTGCTGAGCAAGATCTGGAGTGACCCACTTTTCAACGTGCAAGCTATCAATCCTGGCCTGTACCAGAAAGTGAAGGCTCTCAACCAAGTGCGG ctgctgcgAATCCAGCTTTTCCACATGAAGAACATGTTCAAGACATGCAGGCTAGCTAAAGA CCTCCTGGACTCCTTTGACACAGTGCCTGGCCACTTGACAGAGGATTTGCACCTTTACTCGCTGAGTGACTTCAGTGCCATCAAGAAAGGGGACCTGATGCCTCGCCTGACGGAGCTCCTGAAGGCAGGCAGCCTGCACATTGACAAGTGCATG ctgtgccaaGCCAAAGGCTTCATCTGTGAGTTCTGCCAGAATGAGGATGACATCATCTTCCCCTTTGAGCTCAACAAATGCAGGACATGTGAAG ACTGCAAAGCCTGCTACCACAAATCCTGCTTCAAATCCAGCCCCTGTCCCCGCTGTGAGCGCCTGCAAGCCCGCAGAGAGCTGATGGACAAGCAGAGCACGGAGCCCTACACCTCGGACTGCGaggacaggctggagcagccagaggcagTGGCAGCCACATGA
- the RUBCN gene encoding run domain Beclin-1-interacting and cysteine-rich domain-containing protein isoform X2, which yields MEIGPHAGHAESRREHWKLLGNLKTTVEGLVSISNPNVWSKYGGLERLCRDMHSILYHGLIHDKVCCRQKDYWQFVKDIRWLSPGSAHHLEKFISLQESSQRDPEGPGDQALAQLWLQHSLQCHCLSAQLRPLLGNRQYIRKFYADTAFLLSDAHVTAMLQCLEAVEQNNPRLLAQIDTSMLAGTSLPSLCVSDPSAGTREMCDHSSEGHKSRLPGALGCLDHFTESLLTRKSDNPSPVTKSQSLTALPASPCVPAATCSQQRCFGSFSSLQHQAFSDRRPVSSCGSSNSSQPQERCPSTRSSSFSEGRSPLEQPSSVTRFHVPSPKDPFSPASEMSSSTTSQSEDTWTGSQDDPQSDVNDGPEYLAIGNLGRRGRAGSSTSTSSTKSSSSKLFSSSSSQKLDSVSSLGEQGASGGGSRGLSLLRRSSFSEGQSSAPQGILKKSHTRSHSDTNVTSGKLHESHGDPGGGRGPVSASTQSSELSTPSSLYMEYDSGQYLSSGEGMFRRPSEGQSLISYLSEQDFGSCADLEKENAHFSISESLIAAIELMKCNMMSRQLEEEEEDSDKEIQELKQKIRIRRQQIRTRHLFPTCQEMGSDSLMATDSGSQFSSHGSMRLSDSGSAEDVEEYEIRDGNDGSNLIQMSKNGLSVSMASLFSDADIKRNPDSSRKSFLSSDSISHSFLNSNSAEAVAMGLLKQFEGMQLPAASELEWLVPEHDAPQKLLPIPDSLPISPDDGEHADIYKLRIRVRGNLEWAPPRPQIIFNVHSALTRKVAVAKQNYRCAGCGIRTDPDYIKRLRYCEYLGKYFCQCCHENAQTVIPSRILRKWDFSKYYVSNFSKDLLSKIWSDPLFNVQAINPGLYQKVKALNQVRLLRIQLFHMKNMFKTCRLAKDLLDSFDTVPGHLTEDLHLYSLSDFSAIKKGDLMPRLTELLKAGSLHIDKCMLCQAKGFICEFCQNEDDIIFPFELNKCRTCEDCKACYHKSCFKSSPCPRCERLQARRELMDKQSTEPYTSDCEDRLEQPEAVAAT from the exons ATGGAGATCGGGCCCCACGCGGGGCACGCGGAGAGCAG GAGGGAGCACTGGAAGCTCCTTGGCAACCTGAAGACCACAGTGGAAGGTTTGGTGTCCATAAGCAACCCAAATGTCTGGTCCAAGTATGGCGGCTTGGAGCGGCTCTGCAGAGACATGCACAGCATCCTGTACCACGGGCTCATCCACGACAAG GTGTGCTGCAGACAGAAGGATTACTGGCAGTTTGTGAAGGACATTCGCTGGCTGAGTCCAGGCTCTGCTCATCACCTGGAGAAG TTCATcagcctgcaggagagcagccagcgTGACCCCGAGGGCCCAGGGGACCAGGCCCttgcacagctgtggctgcagcacagcctgcagtgccactgcctgtcagcacagctgCGGCCGCTCCTGGGGAACCGCCAGTACATCAGGAAGTTCTACGCAG ATACTGCCTTCCTGCTCAGTGACGCCCACGTGACAGCcatgctgcagtgcctggaagCTGTTGAGCAGAACAACCCCAGGCTTCTGGCTCAAATCGACACCTCCATG CTGGCCGGCACGTCACTGCcttccctgtgtgtgtcagaCCCTTCTGCTGGGACAAGAGAGATGTGTGATCACAGCAGTGAGGGACACAAGAGCCGTCTGCCGGGAGCGCTGGGCTGCCTGGATCATTTCACTGAGAGCCTG CTTACCAGGAAGAGTGACAATCCATCTCCAGTGACCAAGAGTCAGAGTCTGACTGCCCTCCCTGCATCCCCGTGCgtccctgctgccacctgctCACAGCAGCGCTGCTTTGGGTCCTTCTCCAGCCTCCAACATCAAGCCTTCTCAG ACAGGAGACCAGTGAGTTCCTGTGGCAGCTCCAactccagccagccccaggagcGCTGCCCGTCCACCCGGTCCTCTTCCTTCAGTGAGGGCAGGTcccctctggagcagcccagctctgtcacccGCTTCCACGTCCCCTCACCCAAAGACCCTTTCTCTCCAGCCAGCGAGATGAGCTCCAGCACCACCAGCCAGAGCGAGGACACTTGGACAGGGAGTCAGGATGATCCACAGAGTGATGTCAATGACGGGCCGGAGTACCTGGCCATTGGGAACTTGGGacgccggggccgggcaggcagcagcaccagcaccagcagcaccaagaGCAGTAGCTCCAAACtcttctcctccagcagctcccagaaacTGGACTCAGTATCAtccctgggggagcagggagcaagtggaggtggcagcaggggcCTGAGCCTGTTGCGCCGGTCCAGCTTCTCGGAGGGACAGTCCTCAGCTCCACAGGGCATCCTCAAGAAGAGCCACACGCGCTCACACTCTGACACCAACGTGACTTCTGGGAAGTTGCACG AGTCCCATGGTGATCCAGGTGGAGGGAGAGGGCCAGTGTCTGCTTCCACGCAGAGCAGTGAGctgagcacacccagctccCTCTACATGGAGTATG ACTCTGGACAGTACCTGAGCTCGGGGGAAGGGATGTTCAGGAGACCTTCTGAAGGGCAGTCCCTCATCAGCTACCTCTCTGAGCAGGATTTTGGCAGTTGTGCAGACCTGGAGAAg GAGAATGCCCACTTCAGCATCTCAGAGTCCCTGATTGCTGCCATTGAGCTGATGAAATGCAACATGATGAGCcggcagctggaggaggaggaggaagacagCGACAAGGAGATCCAGGAGCTTAAACAGAAGATTCGCATTCGGCGCCAGCAGATCCGCACCAGGCACCTGTTCCCCACCTGCCAGGAGATGGGCTCAGACA GTCTCATGGCAACAGACAGTGGGTCCCAGTTCAGCTCCCACGGCTCCATGCGGCTCTCTGactctggctctgcagaggatgTGGAAGAGTATGAGATCCGAG ATGGTAACGATGGATCTAACCTGATTCAAATGTCCAAGAACGGCCTCTCAGTGTCAATGGCTTCCTTGTTCTCAG ATGCAGACATCAAGAGGAACCCAGACTCCAGCAGGAAGTCCTTTCTCTCCTCGGACTCCAT ATCCCACTCCTTCCTCAATTCAAACTCAGCAGAGGCGGTGGCCATGGGCTTGCTGAAGCAGTTTGAGGGcatgcagctcccagctgcctctgAATTGGAGTGGCTGGTCCCTGAACATGATGCCCCACAGAAG ctcctgcccatccctgaCTCTCTGCCCATTTCTCCCGACGATGGAGAGCACGCTGACATCTACAAGCTGAGGATTCGGGTACGCGGAAACCTGGAGTGGGCCCCGCCGCGACCGCAGATCATCTTCAACGTTCACTCAGCCCTCAC gaggaaggtggcTGTGGCCAAGCAGAATTACCGGTGTGCGGGCTGCGGTATCCGGACTGATCCTG ATTACATCAAGCGGCTGCGGTACTGCGAGTACCTGGGCAAGTAtttctgccagtgctgccacGAGAACGCCCAGACCGTCATCCCCAGCCGCATCCTGCGCAAGTGGGACTTCAGCAAGTACTATGTCAGCAACTTCTCCAAAGACCTGCTGAGCAAGATCTGGAGTGACCCACTTTTCAACGTGCAAGCTATCAATCCTGGCCTGTACCAGAAAGTGAAGGCTCTCAACCAAGTGCGG ctgctgcgAATCCAGCTTTTCCACATGAAGAACATGTTCAAGACATGCAGGCTAGCTAAAGA CCTCCTGGACTCCTTTGACACAGTGCCTGGCCACTTGACAGAGGATTTGCACCTTTACTCGCTGAGTGACTTCAGTGCCATCAAGAAAGGGGACCTGATGCCTCGCCTGACGGAGCTCCTGAAGGCAGGCAGCCTGCACATTGACAAGTGCATG ctgtgccaaGCCAAAGGCTTCATCTGTGAGTTCTGCCAGAATGAGGATGACATCATCTTCCCCTTTGAGCTCAACAAATGCAGGACATGTGAAG ACTGCAAAGCCTGCTACCACAAATCCTGCTTCAAATCCAGCCCCTGTCCCCGCTGTGAGCGCCTGCAAGCCCGCAGAGAGCTGATGGACAAGCAGAGCACGGAGCCCTACACCTCGGACTGCGaggacaggctggagcagccagaggcagTGGCAGCCACATGA
- the RUBCN gene encoding run domain Beclin-1-interacting and cysteine-rich domain-containing protein isoform X1 — protein sequence MEIGPHAGHAESRREHWKLLGNLKTTVEGLVSISNPNVWSKYGGLERLCRDMHSILYHGLIHDKVCCRQKDYWQFVKDIRWLSPGSAHHLEKFISLQESSQRDPEGPGDQALAQLWLQHSLQCHCLSAQLRPLLGNRQYIRKFYADTAFLLSDAHVTAMLQCLEAVEQNNPRLLAQIDTSMLAGTSLPSLCVSDPSAGTREMCDHSSEGHKSRLPGALGCLDHFTESLLTRKSDNPSPVTKSQSLTALPASPCVPAATCSQQRCFGSFSSLQHQAFSDRRPVSSCGSSNSSQPQERCPSTRSSSFSEGRSPLEQPSSVTRFHVPSPKDPFSPASEMSSSTTSQSEDTWTGSQDDPQSDVNDGPEYLAIGNLGRRGRAGSSTSTSSTKSSSSKLFSSSSSQKLDSVSSLGEQGASGGGSRGLSLLRRSSFSEGQSSAPQGILKKSHTRSHSDTNVTSGKLHGGLRDITIIIEDPVAESHGDPGGGRGPVSASTQSSELSTPSSLYMEYDSGQYLSSGEGMFRRPSEGQSLISYLSEQDFGSCADLEKENAHFSISESLIAAIELMKCNMMSRQLEEEEEDSDKEIQELKQKIRIRRQQIRTRHLFPTCQEMGSDSLMATDSGSQFSSHGSMRLSDSGSAEDVEEYEIRDGNDGSNLIQMSKNGLSVSMASLFSDADIKRNPDSSRKSFLSSDSISHSFLNSNSAEAVAMGLLKQFEGMQLPAASELEWLVPEHDAPQKLLPIPDSLPISPDDGEHADIYKLRIRVRGNLEWAPPRPQIIFNVHSALTRKVAVAKQNYRCAGCGIRTDPDYIKRLRYCEYLGKYFCQCCHENAQTVIPSRILRKWDFSKYYVSNFSKDLLSKIWSDPLFNVQAINPGLYQKVKALNQVRLLRIQLFHMKNMFKTCRLAKDLLDSFDTVPGHLTEDLHLYSLSDFSAIKKGDLMPRLTELLKAGSLHIDKCMLCQAKGFICEFCQNEDDIIFPFELNKCRTCEDCKACYHKSCFKSSPCPRCERLQARRELMDKQSTEPYTSDCEDRLEQPEAVAAT from the exons ATGGAGATCGGGCCCCACGCGGGGCACGCGGAGAGCAG GAGGGAGCACTGGAAGCTCCTTGGCAACCTGAAGACCACAGTGGAAGGTTTGGTGTCCATAAGCAACCCAAATGTCTGGTCCAAGTATGGCGGCTTGGAGCGGCTCTGCAGAGACATGCACAGCATCCTGTACCACGGGCTCATCCACGACAAG GTGTGCTGCAGACAGAAGGATTACTGGCAGTTTGTGAAGGACATTCGCTGGCTGAGTCCAGGCTCTGCTCATCACCTGGAGAAG TTCATcagcctgcaggagagcagccagcgTGACCCCGAGGGCCCAGGGGACCAGGCCCttgcacagctgtggctgcagcacagcctgcagtgccactgcctgtcagcacagctgCGGCCGCTCCTGGGGAACCGCCAGTACATCAGGAAGTTCTACGCAG ATACTGCCTTCCTGCTCAGTGACGCCCACGTGACAGCcatgctgcagtgcctggaagCTGTTGAGCAGAACAACCCCAGGCTTCTGGCTCAAATCGACACCTCCATG CTGGCCGGCACGTCACTGCcttccctgtgtgtgtcagaCCCTTCTGCTGGGACAAGAGAGATGTGTGATCACAGCAGTGAGGGACACAAGAGCCGTCTGCCGGGAGCGCTGGGCTGCCTGGATCATTTCACTGAGAGCCTG CTTACCAGGAAGAGTGACAATCCATCTCCAGTGACCAAGAGTCAGAGTCTGACTGCCCTCCCTGCATCCCCGTGCgtccctgctgccacctgctCACAGCAGCGCTGCTTTGGGTCCTTCTCCAGCCTCCAACATCAAGCCTTCTCAG ACAGGAGACCAGTGAGTTCCTGTGGCAGCTCCAactccagccagccccaggagcGCTGCCCGTCCACCCGGTCCTCTTCCTTCAGTGAGGGCAGGTcccctctggagcagcccagctctgtcacccGCTTCCACGTCCCCTCACCCAAAGACCCTTTCTCTCCAGCCAGCGAGATGAGCTCCAGCACCACCAGCCAGAGCGAGGACACTTGGACAGGGAGTCAGGATGATCCACAGAGTGATGTCAATGACGGGCCGGAGTACCTGGCCATTGGGAACTTGGGacgccggggccgggcaggcagcagcaccagcaccagcagcaccaagaGCAGTAGCTCCAAACtcttctcctccagcagctcccagaaacTGGACTCAGTATCAtccctgggggagcagggagcaagtggaggtggcagcaggggcCTGAGCCTGTTGCGCCGGTCCAGCTTCTCGGAGGGACAGTCCTCAGCTCCACAGGGCATCCTCAAGAAGAGCCACACGCGCTCACACTCTGACACCAACGTGACTTCTGGGAAGTTGCACG GAGGCCTCAGGGATATCACCATTATAATAGAAGATCCAGTGGCAG AGTCCCATGGTGATCCAGGTGGAGGGAGAGGGCCAGTGTCTGCTTCCACGCAGAGCAGTGAGctgagcacacccagctccCTCTACATGGAGTATG ACTCTGGACAGTACCTGAGCTCGGGGGAAGGGATGTTCAGGAGACCTTCTGAAGGGCAGTCCCTCATCAGCTACCTCTCTGAGCAGGATTTTGGCAGTTGTGCAGACCTGGAGAAg GAGAATGCCCACTTCAGCATCTCAGAGTCCCTGATTGCTGCCATTGAGCTGATGAAATGCAACATGATGAGCcggcagctggaggaggaggaggaagacagCGACAAGGAGATCCAGGAGCTTAAACAGAAGATTCGCATTCGGCGCCAGCAGATCCGCACCAGGCACCTGTTCCCCACCTGCCAGGAGATGGGCTCAGACA GTCTCATGGCAACAGACAGTGGGTCCCAGTTCAGCTCCCACGGCTCCATGCGGCTCTCTGactctggctctgcagaggatgTGGAAGAGTATGAGATCCGAG ATGGTAACGATGGATCTAACCTGATTCAAATGTCCAAGAACGGCCTCTCAGTGTCAATGGCTTCCTTGTTCTCAG ATGCAGACATCAAGAGGAACCCAGACTCCAGCAGGAAGTCCTTTCTCTCCTCGGACTCCAT ATCCCACTCCTTCCTCAATTCAAACTCAGCAGAGGCGGTGGCCATGGGCTTGCTGAAGCAGTTTGAGGGcatgcagctcccagctgcctctgAATTGGAGTGGCTGGTCCCTGAACATGATGCCCCACAGAAG ctcctgcccatccctgaCTCTCTGCCCATTTCTCCCGACGATGGAGAGCACGCTGACATCTACAAGCTGAGGATTCGGGTACGCGGAAACCTGGAGTGGGCCCCGCCGCGACCGCAGATCATCTTCAACGTTCACTCAGCCCTCAC gaggaaggtggcTGTGGCCAAGCAGAATTACCGGTGTGCGGGCTGCGGTATCCGGACTGATCCTG ATTACATCAAGCGGCTGCGGTACTGCGAGTACCTGGGCAAGTAtttctgccagtgctgccacGAGAACGCCCAGACCGTCATCCCCAGCCGCATCCTGCGCAAGTGGGACTTCAGCAAGTACTATGTCAGCAACTTCTCCAAAGACCTGCTGAGCAAGATCTGGAGTGACCCACTTTTCAACGTGCAAGCTATCAATCCTGGCCTGTACCAGAAAGTGAAGGCTCTCAACCAAGTGCGG ctgctgcgAATCCAGCTTTTCCACATGAAGAACATGTTCAAGACATGCAGGCTAGCTAAAGA CCTCCTGGACTCCTTTGACACAGTGCCTGGCCACTTGACAGAGGATTTGCACCTTTACTCGCTGAGTGACTTCAGTGCCATCAAGAAAGGGGACCTGATGCCTCGCCTGACGGAGCTCCTGAAGGCAGGCAGCCTGCACATTGACAAGTGCATG ctgtgccaaGCCAAAGGCTTCATCTGTGAGTTCTGCCAGAATGAGGATGACATCATCTTCCCCTTTGAGCTCAACAAATGCAGGACATGTGAAG ACTGCAAAGCCTGCTACCACAAATCCTGCTTCAAATCCAGCCCCTGTCCCCGCTGTGAGCGCCTGCAAGCCCGCAGAGAGCTGATGGACAAGCAGAGCACGGAGCCCTACACCTCGGACTGCGaggacaggctggagcagccagaggcagTGGCAGCCACATGA